A part of Biomphalaria glabrata chromosome 3, xgBioGlab47.1, whole genome shotgun sequence genomic DNA contains:
- the LOC106054233 gene encoding piggyBac transposable element-derived protein 4-like, with product MSGDAEDVLVKESLITHDDDSDHSSGSHTLESEDESSCNTSSLESPGLTSSSDSELDEMLPQNQGSQLLNTYGMGSCSNHLRISSSGEISLWQLIVLWIFLLIKKCLSILNCNIQWTWASENWNHESGFKSYLDLDDAEDVTIPKFQPNGIPGLVLMEDKTKIDREKFLTPGAFFKLFFPLDLVQKICDYTNENFDANQALRPKLAVGWTPVTPDEMYSFIALIIYCSTITLADMELYWFKEEEVSLGLFSHIWASSIISKERYKQIQTFLKVENTKQPKDRSKLRNIKSLVEQIRLTCMKYWTPNEYIRIEERVVEDSDSKHGVRLWHLQDVVSGYFWNFDFYLGKTKNIELGGWWRGTVMKLCSPLYGQGYKLFVDNVFNSVQLFKDLFENGIGTCGTISTQQVGFPDCLKDIREFQMSDRGSMRWVREGNLVFVQWKDRHVANVTSTMHKPANEQTVCIRKVKVYGRRQKVEVKQPVVVKDFLQYFGDKDRSEDVIEKFTHLMRRVQFWKTVFYHMIEVARSNSFVMFQHFRNLDENKDVEKLARPRDYKEIDFTIELVQELAQIKV from the exons ATGTCTGGTGATGCCGAAGATGTTTTAGTAAAAGAGTCACTTATCACTCATGATGATGATTCTGATCACTCTTCTGGATCTCATACACTGGAAAGTGAAGACGAGTCTTCATGTAATACCTCATCCCTTGAATCTCCCGGGCTTACGAGCTCATCTGATTCGGAATTAGACGAGATGTTGCCTCAAAATCAAGGTTCTCAATTACTTAATACCTATGGAATGGGAag TTGTTCAAACCATTTGCGGATTTCCAGCTCCGGCGAAATTTCACTTTGGCAGTTGATTGTATTGTggatttttttacttattaaaaAGTGTCTGAGTATATTGAACTGTAACATACAGTGGACATGGGCTTCTGAAAACTGGAACCATGAATCAGG cTTTAAATCTTACCTTGACCTTGATGATGCTGAGGATGTCACTATTCCAAAGTTTCAACCTAATGGCATACCTGGATTAGTCTTAATGGAAGATAAGACAAAGATAGATAGGGAAAAGTTCTTAACACCTG gtgccttctttaaacttttttttcctctggaTCTAGTTCAGAAAATATGTGATTACACCAATGAAAACTTTGATGCTAATCAAGCCTTAAGACCTAAGCTAGCTGTTGGCTGGACTCCAGTGACTCCAGATGAAATGTATTCATTTATAGCATTAATAATATACTGCAGTACAATAACGCTGGCTGATATGGAGCTATATTGGTTTAAGGAAGAGGAGGTTTCTCTTGGCCTGTTTTCACACATATGGGCCAGCAGTATCATTTCGAAGGAGAGATATAAACAGATTCAGACCTTCTTAAAAGTCGAGAACACCAAACAACCAAAAGACAGGAGTAAATTGAGAAACATTAAATCATTGGTTGAGCAGATTCGGTTAACTTGCATGAAGTACTGGACGCCCAATGAATACATTCGAATAGAGGAAAGGGTTGTCGAAGACTCTGATTCAAAACACGGCGTGAGGTTGTGGCACCTGCAAGACGTCGTTTCTGGCTATTTTTGGAACTTTGATTTCTATTTAGGGAAGACGAAGAACATTGAATTGGGCGGTTGGTGGCGAGGGACGGTGATGAAACTTTGTTCACCCCTTTATGGACAGGGCTACAAGTTGTTTGTTGATAACGTATTTAATTCTGTTCAGTTGTTCAAAGATCTTTTTGAAAATGGAATAGGAACTTGTGGGACAATATCAACTCAGCAGGTAGGATTTCCAGACTGCTTGAAAGATATTAGAGAGTTTCAAATGTCTGACAGAGGTTCAATGAGATGGGTGAGGGAAGGTAATCTCGTGTTTGTTCAGTGGAAGGATCGTCATGTCGCAAATGTGACTTCAACAATGCACAAACCAGCCAACGAGCAAACTGTGTGCATCCGGAAAGTTAAAGTTTATGGTCGGCGACAGAAAGTGGAAGTGAAGCAGCCGGTGGTTGTTAAAGATTTCCTCCAATACTTTGGTGATAAAGATAGATCAGAAGATGTGATTGAAAAGTTCACCCACCTAATGAGACGAGTGCAGTTTTGGAAAACAGTTTTTTACCATATGATTGAAGTGGCCAGATCTAATTCATTTGTCATGTTTCAGCACTTTCGCAATTTGGATGAAAATAAAGATGTGGAAAAATTAGCACGACCCAGAGATTATAAAGAGATAGACTTTACCATTGAATTAGTTCAAGAATTGGCTcaaattaaagtgtaa
- the LOC106054234 gene encoding cryptochrome DASH-like, protein MQTASENPSVAICLFRNDLRVHDNEALFTANQKGKFLLPLYCFDPRHHAGTYHFGFPKTGCHRLRFLLESVTDLRIKLQSMGSNLIVRLGKPEDVIAELVKNLNLQNNVAVVIQKEVTEEEVKVEQDIRSKCRVPLLTVWGHTLYHIEDLPFEPKHLPDVYTEFRKKVEDNLPVRKLINLPVQLNPLPMGIDQGLIPTFPDFGFSVPDRDPRSAFPFIGGESSALQRLNDYFWVTDNVSTYKETRNGMIGTNFSTKFSPWLAHGCLSPRKIYWELKRYERERASNQSTYWVIFELLWRDYFRYVSLKYGNKIFFSGGIKNEPTQWKTNHQHFKAWQEGRTGVPYIDANMRELAATGFMSNRGRQNVASFLTKDLQLDWRLGAEWFESLLIDHDVCSNYGNWLYSAGIGNDPRENRKFNVVKQGLDYDGDGNYVRLWVPELAAIKSGKVHCIWTLSNTQLQAGGVLLGQTYPNPIIVAQEWSRHVNRPSSSTSTGASSGKGKKRSSGSQKSLEHQGQYPGQKRGLDFYFSHTNPR, encoded by the exons ATGCAGACGGCATCAGAAAATCCCAGTGTGGCAATCTGTCTCTTTAGAAATGACCTGAGAGTACACGACAATGAG GCTCTGTTCACTGCTAACCAAAAAGGTAAATTTTTGTTACCCTTGTACTGCTTTGATCCAAGGCACCATGCAGGAACGTACCATTTTGGTTTTCCGAAAACTGGTTGTCATCGTCTTCGATTCCTTCTGGAGAGTGTGACAGATTTGCGAATAAAGTTGCAATCTATGGGGAG TAATTTGATTGTACGACTTGGAAAACCAGAAGATGTGATAGCAGAACTGGTCAAGAATCTCAACCTACAGAATAATGTTGCTGTTGTGATTCAGAAAGAG GTGACTGAGGAAGAGGTCAAAGTCGAACAAGATATTAGGTCAAAGTGCAGAGTTCCCTTGCTGACAGTCTGGGGTCACACCTTGTACCACATCGAAGATTTACCATTTGAACCCAAGCA TTTACCAGACGTCTACACTGAATtcagaaagaaagtggaagacaATTTACCTGTGCGAAAGTTAATCAACTTACCTGTCCAGTTGAATCCATTACCCATGGGCATTGATCAGGGACTAATACCAACATTTCCAGATTTTGGATTTTCAG tCCCAGATCGAGATCCTCGCTCAGCCTTTCCATTTATTGGTGGAGAGTCATCGGCACTCCAGCGTTTAAATGACTACTTTTGGGTGACAGACAACGTCAGTACCtataaagaaacaagaaatggAATGATTGGGACCAACTTTTCTACCAAGTTTTCGCCCTG GTTGGCCCACGGATGTCTGTCTCCCCGAAAGATATACTGGGAACTGAAAagatatgagagagagagagcctcCAACCAATCAACTTACTGGGTTATATTTGAACTTCTCTGGAGAGACTATTTTCGATATGTTAGCTTAAAGTATGGCAACAAAATTTTCTTTTCCGGGG GCATTAAAAATGAACCAACACAGTGGAAAACTAACCACCAACATTTTAAAGCATGGCAAG AAGGCAGAACTGGTGTCCCGTACATTGATGCCAACATGAGAGAATTGGCAGCTACTGGGTTTATGTCCAACAGAGGGAGACAG aATGTTGCCAGTTTTCTTACCAAAGATTTGCAGCTAGACTGGAGACTGGGTGCTGAATGGTTTGAATCTTTGCTG ATTGACCACGATGTCTGCAGTAACTATGGCAACTGGTTGTATAGTGCAGGTATCGGCAATGACCCCAGAGAAAACAGGAAGTTTAATGTTGTCAAACAAGGATTAGACTACGATGGAGAt GGTAATTATGTTCGTCTCTGGGTTCCTGAACTAGCAGCTATCAAGTCTGGCAAAGTTCACTGTATTTGGACTCTCAGCAACACTCAGTTGCAAGCCGGAGGTGTTCTGCTTGGTCAGACTTATCCTAACCCCATTATAGTTGCTCAGGAGTGGAGTCGGCACGTGAACAGACCT TCCTCCAGTACTAGCACCGGTGCTTCAAGTGGCAAAGGTAAAAAAAGAAGTTCAGGGTCACAGAAGAGCCTTGAACATCAAGGTCAATATCCTGGCCAGAAACGAGGATTAGACTTTTACTTTAGCCACACAAACCCAAGATAA
- the LOC106054236 gene encoding centromere protein K-like, whose product MDINTSEVDMEEIKAQCEHNWRKLKSVQSELQSLPAFPLQNITDTGAVGGEIDGNCSLELLKWHEKRLKAELLLLEENGPSTLPENKEIQRLVLEQNQLKSSEQLEEVLVFFRAKRSEVIDELKREEETSSELQRVNETLKKKLSSCSVETSGESVPSPSHMQDISAKLSKINTKHKFFRNELKQILNQHFPAPQHRTAAATLNESRDIDVSNMLPLSSVIGKLIEQSLNTPAQPYIDIDETIWPYHVELLLRFQIALKDPQNSKRMKLTPFHL is encoded by the exons ATGGATATCAACACAAGCGAAGTTGACATGGAAGAAATCAAGGCTCAATGTGAACATAACTGGCGCAAATTAAAGTCTGTTCAGTCAGAATTACAATCTCTGCCAGCCTTTCCTTTACAAAATATCACGGACACTGGCGCAGTTGGTGGAGAAATTGATGGGAATTGTTCTTTGGAACTTCTTAAATGGCACGAAAAAAG ATTAAAAGCTGAGTTGCTTCTCCTTGAAGAAAATGGCCCAAGCACTTTGCCTGAAAATAAAGAGATCCAGCGACTAGTTTTAGAGCAGAATCAACTCAAATCCTCAGAGCAACTTGAAGAAGTACTTGTGTTTTTCCGAGCCAAGAGATCTGAAGTCATTGATGAGTTAAAACGAGAAGAGGAAACTTCTTCAGAGTTGCAAAGAGTCAATGAAACTCTAAAG AAAAAGTTGTCCAGCTGTAGTGTAGAGACAAGTGGTGAAAGTGTGCCCTCACCAAGTCACATGCAAGACATCAGTGCTAAACTAAGCAAAATCAACACCAAACACAAGTTCTTTAGGAATGAACTGAAACAGATCCTCAACCAGCACTTCCCTGCCCCCCAGCACAGAACAGCTGCGGCCACTTTAAACGAAAGTCGAGATATTGATGTAAGCAACATGCTGCCTCTGAGCTCTGTTATTGGGAAGCTGATAGAGCAGTCTTTGAACACACCTGCTCAGCCGTACATTGACATTGATGAAACAATATGGCCGTATCATGTTGAGCTTCTGTTACGTTTTCAAATTGCACTGAAAGATCCACAGAATTCAAAACGAATGAAGCTTACACCGTTTCATTTATAA